The Zobellia alginiliquefaciens genome contains a region encoding:
- a CDS encoding ferritin-like domain-containing protein, which translates to METKYDKLVDQLEEILEKNRDAEKGFKKAAENADSPNLKAYFENKSRERAQFNNALKTEMIASYDSIDDNSSFTGNIHRAWMDIKALFSADNDESMLEEAIRGDKAAIEEYDEVLDDTTLPASIAALIRDQKLKIRTDLNKIKSLEDLA; encoded by the coding sequence ATGGAAACAAAATATGACAAGTTAGTTGATCAATTAGAAGAGATATTAGAGAAAAATAGAGATGCCGAAAAAGGCTTTAAAAAAGCGGCCGAGAATGCAGATAGCCCAAATCTAAAAGCCTATTTTGAAAATAAGTCGCGTGAACGCGCCCAATTCAACAATGCGCTGAAAACGGAAATGATAGCCAGTTATGATTCTATTGATGACAATAGTAGTTTTACTGGTAACATACATAGAGCATGGATGGACATTAAAGCACTCTTTTCTGCCGATAATGATGAATCTATGTTGGAAGAAGCCATTAGAGGGGACAAAGCCGCTATAGAAGAATATGACGAGGTTTTGGACGATACTACACTGCCCGCATCAATAGCTGCTCTCATACGCGATCAAAAATTAAAAATTAGAACTGATTTAAATAAAATCAAGTCACTTGAAGATTTGGCTTAA
- a CDS encoding Do family serine endopeptidase — protein sequence MKRHSSSTKTYFFSALIALTVSVGVIGGQKYLSDEKSDTVALQKVEGVNGKHVLYTADKEGNITPLDFTDTSEKVLDAVVHIKATQSQSVGNKQGMPRELPDPFKQFFGDRFQMPEGGMQQRPQVGSGSGVIINEKGYIVTNNHVIDNAQELEVTLHNNETYEATVIGTDPTTDLALIQIKADNLKSISLVNSDDVEIGEWVLAIGNPFSLTSTVTAGIVSAKARNININKEQFAVESFIQTDAAINPGNSGGALVNLEGNLVGINTAIASKTGSYSGYGFAVPSNIVTKVVEDLLKYGGVQRGMLGVSIRTMDGSMAKEKNMDFVHGVWIENVGENSAADKAGMKAGDVLVKIDDIRVTTSPRLQEIVAQHRPGDQLDVVVNRGGKEVELKVTLENANGTTDMIKKENKEVLNFLGADFETVDKATAKKLGIDGGVKIKNLYAGQLRQQTQIRTGFIITHIDGKKVTDVKDVVATLESKEGGVMLEGVYEDAPGKKYYAFGVS from the coding sequence ATGAAAAGACACAGTTCAAGTACAAAAACGTACTTTTTTTCCGCTTTGATCGCATTGACTGTGAGTGTCGGTGTCATTGGCGGACAAAAGTATCTATCAGATGAAAAAAGTGATACCGTTGCACTACAAAAGGTGGAAGGGGTCAATGGAAAGCACGTACTCTATACGGCAGATAAAGAAGGAAATATTACACCTCTGGATTTTACGGATACCTCTGAAAAGGTATTGGATGCCGTGGTACATATCAAAGCCACACAATCGCAGTCCGTTGGGAACAAACAGGGAATGCCCCGCGAACTTCCCGACCCTTTTAAGCAATTTTTTGGGGATCGCTTTCAAATGCCGGAAGGTGGTATGCAGCAACGACCCCAAGTCGGTTCGGGCTCAGGGGTTATCATCAATGAAAAAGGATATATCGTAACTAATAACCATGTAATAGATAATGCCCAAGAATTGGAAGTTACCTTGCACAATAATGAAACTTATGAAGCTACGGTAATCGGTACCGATCCAACTACGGACTTGGCGTTGATACAGATCAAAGCCGATAACCTTAAATCTATTTCCTTGGTCAACTCCGACGATGTCGAAATCGGCGAATGGGTACTGGCCATCGGGAACCCGTTTAGCCTCACTTCTACCGTTACTGCAGGTATCGTTAGTGCCAAGGCACGTAATATTAATATCAATAAAGAGCAATTTGCGGTAGAGAGTTTTATTCAGACCGATGCGGCCATCAACCCGGGAAATAGTGGTGGTGCTTTGGTCAATTTAGAAGGAAACCTTGTGGGTATTAACACTGCTATTGCCAGCAAGACCGGAAGCTATAGTGGGTACGGATTCGCTGTTCCCAGCAATATCGTTACTAAAGTGGTAGAAGACCTACTCAAATATGGAGGTGTACAGCGTGGAATGCTCGGAGTGAGCATCCGTACCATGGACGGTAGTATGGCAAAAGAAAAGAACATGGATTTCGTGCATGGAGTCTGGATCGAAAACGTAGGCGAAAATAGTGCTGCGGATAAAGCGGGCATGAAGGCTGGAGATGTTTTGGTGAAAATCGATGATATTAGGGTTACTACTTCGCCTAGATTACAAGAAATTGTGGCTCAGCATAGACCCGGTGACCAACTAGATGTGGTCGTGAACCGTGGCGGAAAAGAGGTGGAACTTAAGGTTACCCTTGAAAATGCTAACGGTACTACCGACATGATCAAAAAGGAAAACAAGGAAGTATTGAATTTCCTGGGTGCTGATTTCGAGACTGTTGATAAGGCGACCGCCAAGAAATTGGGTATCGATGGTGGTGTTAAAATCAAAAATCTATATGCAGGGCAATTGCGCCAACAGACCCAAATACGCACCGGATTTATTATTACCCATATTGATGGTAAAAAGGTAACCGATGTCAAAGATGTGGTCGCAACCCTTGAAAGTAAAGAAGGCGGGGTTATGCTGGAAGGTGTCTATGAAGATGCTCCAGGTAAAAAATACTACGCTTTCGGAGTGAGCTAA
- a CDS encoding phosphatase PAP2 family protein, with product MFLSLEVRAQTSDSPYEWNWKIDGPWLAAGFGGTAGGLLIGREKKDFTEAELNDLEKNDVFVLDRWAAGNYDKNADLISEYPFYGSFAVPFALLFDKRANNHSAQVLGLYIESLSTTSALFTITAGLTNRARPLTYSEEAPMGRRMRKNSKRSFYSGHVAATATALFFAAKVYADFNPDSPLRPYFWTAAFAIPVGVSYFRLKAGKHFLTDIVLGYTLGALTGYLVPELHKRKDSSLSVYPKIERTPFGEEATSLAVSFKF from the coding sequence GTGTTCCTATCGTTAGAGGTAAGAGCACAAACATCGGATTCCCCCTATGAATGGAACTGGAAAATAGATGGCCCATGGCTCGCCGCCGGATTCGGAGGCACCGCCGGAGGGCTTTTAATTGGAAGGGAAAAGAAAGATTTTACCGAGGCTGAACTCAACGATTTAGAAAAAAATGACGTTTTCGTACTCGATCGCTGGGCCGCTGGTAATTATGACAAAAATGCCGATTTAATTAGTGAATACCCATTTTACGGTTCCTTTGCCGTGCCCTTCGCCCTTTTGTTCGATAAAAGGGCCAATAACCATTCAGCACAAGTATTAGGGTTGTACATTGAAAGTCTTTCCACCACATCCGCCTTGTTTACCATTACGGCCGGACTGACCAACAGGGCCCGACCCTTGACTTATAGTGAAGAAGCCCCAATGGGCAGGCGAATGCGCAAGAACAGCAAGCGTTCGTTCTATTCCGGTCATGTAGCCGCAACGGCCACCGCACTCTTTTTCGCAGCGAAAGTATATGCGGACTTTAATCCCGATTCACCATTACGTCCCTATTTTTGGACGGCCGCTTTCGCCATACCCGTAGGGGTTTCCTATTTCCGTTTAAAGGCCGGAAAACATTTTTTGACAGATATTGTGCTGGGCTATACCCTGGGTGCCTTAACTGGATATTTAGTACCGGAACTGCACAAACGCAAAGACAGCTCACTGAGTGTATATCCGAAAATAGAAAGGACTCCTTTCGGCGAGGAAGCGACGAGTCTGGCGGTTAGTTTTAAATTTTGA
- a CDS encoding MBL fold metallo-hydrolase — translation MLKILKKIIKYLFISILSIIVFLIIAATIFVNTSPQIGQRPVGEDLKRIQNSQNYSEDVFVNEIETSPGNIWKAMQKMPEMLFNDTKNPHKPLPVAFLKESVQATDSLTHITWFGHSAFLVELQGKRILIDPMLGDVASPLPFGTKRFAYQKPIPLDQLTNIDVVIISHDHYDHLDYPTIKKIKDDVKHFIVPLGVGSHLKSWDISAKKITELDWWEDTNLAGVQYTAAPSRHFSGRGLTDRDATQWASWAIKSDTTTIYFSGDGGYGPHFKEIGDKLGPFDFAMLECGQYNEAWSNIHMMPEETVQAGLDVNAQITMPIHWGAFRLAPHGWTDPVVRFTKTANEKQLPYILPKIGVRFQLGKDYPKKEWWSEVLN, via the coding sequence ATGCTAAAAATTCTAAAAAAAATTATTAAGTATCTATTCATTTCAATTCTTTCGATTATAGTATTCTTAATTATTGCCGCCACTATTTTTGTAAATACAAGTCCACAAATAGGGCAACGACCTGTGGGAGAGGATTTGAAGCGTATTCAAAACTCCCAAAATTATAGTGAAGACGTATTTGTCAATGAAATTGAAACAAGCCCTGGCAATATTTGGAAAGCAATGCAGAAAATGCCGGAAATGTTATTTAACGATACTAAAAACCCACATAAACCATTGCCTGTTGCCTTCTTAAAAGAGTCCGTGCAAGCTACTGACAGTCTAACGCACATAACATGGTTTGGACATTCCGCTTTTCTCGTAGAATTGCAGGGCAAACGAATTCTTATTGACCCTATGTTAGGTGACGTTGCCTCTCCACTTCCTTTTGGCACCAAACGTTTTGCCTATCAAAAACCGATTCCCCTAGATCAATTAACGAATATTGATGTAGTTATTATATCACACGACCATTATGACCATTTAGATTATCCAACTATTAAAAAAATAAAAGACGATGTAAAACATTTTATCGTTCCATTGGGGGTTGGTTCGCACCTTAAATCATGGGATATTTCGGCTAAAAAAATCACGGAACTAGATTGGTGGGAAGACACAAATTTGGCCGGCGTTCAATATACCGCAGCACCTTCACGCCATTTTTCAGGACGTGGACTTACTGACCGCGATGCTACCCAATGGGCCAGTTGGGCCATAAAATCCGATACTACCACAATTTACTTTAGCGGCGATGGTGGTTATGGACCCCATTTTAAGGAAATAGGCGATAAACTAGGTCCTTTTGATTTTGCCATGTTGGAATGTGGACAGTATAATGAAGCTTGGAGTAATATTCATATGATGCCCGAAGAAACCGTACAAGCCGGATTGGATGTAAACGCCCAAATTACCATGCCCATTCATTGGGGCGCTTTTAGATTGGCTCCGCATGGATGGACGGATCCCGTAGTTCGTTTTACCAAAACTGCCAATGAAAAACAGTTACCCTACATCCTTCCTAAAATAGGCGTACGTTTTCAACTTGGTAAAGACTACCCCAAGAAAGAATGGTGGTCAGAGGTTTTAAACTAG
- a CDS encoding hybrid sensor histidine kinase/response regulator transcription factor, translating to MVTIKNVYFFFLLFSTTLSAQFNTLKFENFETPEGLSSSTCSEIFQDKEGFLWFGTIDGLNRYNGYEFEIFRSVLNDPTSISNNRVNTITEDKFGRIWVGTNNGLNVYDRQTNKFTLIDLYGPLSLSSSPRKIINDVVYDLTGNAIWVATQNGAIKINLGESDYLQNLKISYYLNDTSNNRSLDNNQVNTILTAANNELWITTDGQHLNRYDRSKDDFDRVFIQSERPYELNHIPKRVFIDDEGDFLIGNDLSNMIIWKRDKNEFRHFSLANSHIPVSNIYQDDTGILWLSTDGEGIFLYDKKTDQITRQIVNNLFDPFSLANDKPSIIYEDRSGILWIGSYDKGVSKLDPSKYSFGHYYYQPNNEKGLSEKIIQSVLEDAKGRIWLGAYNGGLNLFDEKNESYRHYNHVAGNNNSLSSDKILYTFESSNGKIWICTLDGGLNSFDSETEVFEQYQHSANNPQSIDQNSVWAGTEDSQNRIWLGLRTEGLNILDPRTETFYTYKNTVIKDIGLTSNIILYLFVDSKERLLIGTTLGLNVVELNNLKEFAPEEIDFGRVNEKGVEGNRINYITQDHKDNIWLGTDSGIFVLNKELKPIKSYSSLDGLPNNLVVGLEEDDNHNFWITTKSGLSFLDPEKDEIRNFNAHDGLQGSEFQTKSIEKTMDGRILAGGINGFNIFHPDHIKLPEAVKLKPLITDFKLNNKKIVKGDSLNGRVLIKDDLDAGKNIKLKYDENYISFEFVSLYFENPEQVQYAYKMHGLDDNFVQIGNNRVVNHSNLQPGDYIFEVKASVDGKWAEAGTTQLNIEILPPFWKTWWMYTLYAIAGGLILWVIMNYYTQKVREDQQHELDQMKLQFFVNVSHEFRTPLTLILNPVDKILSSINESSPMMNSAQTIQRSARRLLHLVNQLLDYRKMDVGMMPLQLEKGNIVKFSEDIFMLFKGLADQKELNYTFSADSETILAHFDLDKVEKIITNLISNAIKFTPQEGTITVSIHKVTQKVKTYDSVFFYKEKMGDYVEIIVEDSGRGLDKVQLKNIFSRFYNLDPSKTGTGIGLNFSKALVEMHGGDISVESQFKKGSKFIVKLPLNLDKEAAGTENIKNEFRINSMKAVEYEMLTTNELVTRKDFKEQVEDKNRPTVLVVEDNKELRTHLVNDLMEFYQVKQAANGEKGLKMAKKHLPDIIISDVMMPIMDGFELCKAVKSEFETCHIPVLLLTAKSLDDDKVEGYDSGADGYLSKPFVTRVLIARINNLLETKKRLRQRFSEIGGIIPASEVTTNNIDEVFLDKVTKTILDNVGDMDFKQEDLLKELGIGRSQLYRKINSLTGNNPSHFMRTVRLRKASELLKENQYSIKEISYMTGFNSTAYFSKTFRELFDVTPTEFIEKQETE from the coding sequence ATGGTTACAATTAAGAATGTTTACTTTTTTTTTCTCCTGTTCTCAACCACATTGAGTGCTCAATTTAACACTTTAAAATTCGAAAATTTTGAGACACCGGAAGGCTTATCAAGTAGTACCTGCTCAGAAATATTTCAAGATAAAGAGGGTTTTTTATGGTTTGGAACCATAGACGGACTCAATAGATATAATGGGTATGAATTTGAAATTTTCAGGTCGGTTTTAAATGACCCTACATCTATTAGTAACAATAGGGTCAATACCATTACCGAAGATAAATTTGGTAGAATATGGGTAGGGACGAATAACGGCTTAAACGTTTATGATAGGCAGACCAATAAATTTACGCTTATAGATCTGTACGGTCCTTTGTCATTATCCAGCAGTCCTAGAAAGATAATTAACGATGTGGTCTATGACCTAACGGGGAATGCAATATGGGTAGCTACACAAAACGGAGCTATAAAAATTAATTTAGGGGAATCCGATTATTTGCAGAACCTTAAAATTTCTTATTACCTAAATGACACTTCAAACAATCGTTCTTTAGACAATAATCAGGTAAACACCATTCTTACCGCAGCCAATAATGAATTATGGATTACTACCGATGGTCAACATCTCAACCGGTACGACCGCTCTAAGGACGATTTTGACCGAGTGTTTATCCAAAGTGAAAGACCCTATGAGCTTAACCATATTCCTAAGAGGGTATTTATAGATGACGAGGGCGATTTTTTGATTGGTAACGACCTGTCCAATATGATTATTTGGAAGAGAGATAAAAATGAATTCAGGCACTTTTCTTTGGCGAATTCCCATATTCCGGTCAGTAACATCTACCAAGATGATACGGGTATTTTATGGTTGTCTACGGATGGTGAAGGTATCTTTTTATACGATAAGAAAACGGATCAAATAACAAGACAAATCGTTAATAATCTTTTTGATCCTTTTTCCTTGGCCAATGATAAACCCTCTATAATTTATGAGGACCGTAGCGGCATTTTATGGATTGGCAGTTATGATAAAGGGGTGAGTAAGTTAGATCCTTCTAAATATTCTTTTGGTCACTATTATTACCAGCCGAACAATGAAAAAGGACTTAGTGAGAAAATAATACAATCCGTGCTAGAAGATGCAAAAGGGCGAATTTGGTTGGGAGCGTATAATGGAGGCCTTAATTTGTTCGATGAAAAAAATGAATCGTACAGGCATTATAATCATGTAGCAGGAAACAATAATTCGCTTTCTTCCGATAAAATACTTTACACATTTGAGTCGTCTAACGGAAAAATTTGGATCTGTACCCTAGATGGCGGTCTCAATAGTTTTGATTCGGAAACGGAGGTTTTTGAACAGTATCAACACAGTGCTAATAATCCGCAATCTATTGACCAGAATTCCGTGTGGGCGGGAACCGAGGATTCTCAAAATAGAATATGGCTTGGTTTACGAACGGAAGGCCTGAATATTTTAGACCCTAGAACGGAGACTTTTTATACCTATAAGAACACCGTCATTAAAGATATTGGGTTAACTAGTAATATAATTTTATATCTGTTTGTTGATTCAAAAGAACGTTTATTAATAGGAACTACACTAGGGTTGAACGTGGTGGAACTAAATAACTTAAAAGAGTTTGCACCAGAGGAAATTGATTTTGGGAGAGTCAACGAAAAAGGGGTTGAAGGCAATAGGATCAATTATATAACACAAGATCACAAAGATAATATTTGGTTGGGTACAGATTCTGGGATTTTTGTACTCAATAAAGAGTTAAAGCCAATAAAGTCATATTCCTCGCTAGATGGGCTGCCCAATAACCTGGTGGTGGGGCTTGAGGAGGATGACAATCATAATTTTTGGATTACCACAAAAAGTGGATTGTCCTTTCTTGATCCTGAAAAGGACGAGATTAGGAACTTTAATGCTCATGATGGATTGCAAGGTTCCGAGTTTCAGACAAAATCCATAGAAAAAACAATGGATGGCCGCATATTGGCGGGCGGTATTAACGGATTTAATATTTTTCACCCAGATCATATTAAGCTACCGGAAGCTGTTAAACTTAAACCTTTAATTACCGACTTTAAACTTAACAATAAAAAGATTGTAAAAGGCGATTCATTAAACGGACGTGTGCTTATAAAAGACGATTTAGACGCTGGTAAAAACATCAAATTAAAATATGATGAAAATTATATTTCTTTTGAGTTTGTCTCCCTTTACTTTGAAAATCCAGAACAGGTCCAATATGCTTATAAGATGCACGGACTTGATGATAATTTTGTTCAAATAGGCAACAATAGGGTAGTAAATCATTCCAACCTTCAGCCGGGCGACTATATTTTTGAAGTGAAAGCTTCTGTTGATGGCAAATGGGCAGAGGCGGGCACTACCCAATTGAACATAGAGATTTTACCCCCTTTCTGGAAAACCTGGTGGATGTATACCCTGTATGCAATTGCGGGCGGACTTATTTTATGGGTGATTATGAATTACTACACGCAAAAAGTAAGGGAAGATCAGCAACACGAGCTGGATCAGATGAAACTACAATTTTTTGTAAATGTTTCCCATGAGTTCAGAACACCGTTAACTTTAATTTTGAATCCGGTAGACAAGATACTTTCGAGTATTAATGAGTCTAGTCCCATGATGAATTCTGCACAAACGATTCAGCGGAGTGCCAGAAGATTGTTACACTTGGTAAATCAGTTGTTGGACTATAGGAAGATGGATGTAGGAATGATGCCTTTACAATTAGAGAAAGGGAACATTGTTAAGTTTTCCGAAGACATTTTCATGCTCTTTAAAGGTTTGGCCGATCAAAAGGAATTGAATTATACTTTTAGTGCAGATTCGGAAACAATATTGGCTCATTTTGATTTGGACAAAGTGGAGAAAATAATTACCAATTTAATCTCAAATGCCATAAAGTTTACACCGCAGGAAGGAACAATAACGGTTTCCATTCATAAGGTCACACAAAAGGTAAAAACCTACGATTCTGTTTTTTTCTATAAAGAAAAAATGGGTGATTATGTAGAGATAATAGTTGAGGACAGCGGTAGAGGGTTGGATAAGGTACAGTTGAAAAACATCTTTTCTAGGTTCTATAATCTAGACCCTTCAAAAACAGGAACAGGTATTGGACTGAACTTTAGCAAGGCCCTAGTTGAAATGCATGGGGGAGATATATCCGTTGAAAGTCAGTTTAAAAAAGGCAGTAAGTTTATAGTGAAGTTACCATTGAACTTAGATAAAGAAGCTGCCGGTACCGAGAACATAAAGAATGAGTTCCGAATCAACTCCATGAAAGCCGTGGAATATGAAATGCTTACGACCAATGAGTTGGTGACACGAAAAGATTTTAAGGAGCAAGTTGAGGATAAGAACCGCCCAACCGTACTTGTAGTGGAAGATAATAAAGAACTGCGAACCCATTTGGTAAATGACTTGATGGAGTTTTACCAAGTGAAGCAAGCTGCCAACGGCGAGAAAGGGCTAAAGATGGCTAAGAAACATTTGCCGGATATTATTATTAGCGATGTAATGATGCCTATAATGGATGGTTTTGAACTTTGTAAAGCCGTTAAGAGCGAATTTGAAACCTGTCATATTCCGGTACTTCTTTTAACGGCGAAAAGTTTAGATGATGATAAGGTTGAGGGGTATGATAGTGGGGCGGACGGTTATCTTTCAAAACCTTTTGTAACACGCGTTTTGATTGCCCGAATTAATAACCTGCTGGAAACCAAGAAAAGATTGCGCCAGAGATTTTCAGAAATAGGAGGTATTATTCCGGCCAGTGAGGTTACCACCAACAATATTGATGAGGTGTTTTTAGATAAGGTCACAAAGACTATTTTGGACAATGTGGGTGATATGGACTTTAAGCAAGAAGACCTTCTTAAAGAATTAGGCATTGGAAGGTCTCAGCTATACCGAAAAATTAACTCATTAACGGGCAATAATCCCAGTCATTTTATGCGTACCGTGCGATTGCGTAAAGCTTCTGAACTTTTAAAGGAGAATCAATATTCCATAAAGGAGATTTCGTATATGACCGGTTTCAATTCTACGGCATACTTCAGTAAAACATTCCGGGAACTTTTTGATGTTACCCCTACGGAGTTTATAGAAAAGCAAGAAACTGAATAG